One part of the Vitis riparia cultivar Riparia Gloire de Montpellier isolate 1030 chromosome 8, EGFV_Vit.rip_1.0, whole genome shotgun sequence genome encodes these proteins:
- the LOC117920626 gene encoding adenylate isopentenyltransferase 5, chloroplastic-like, with the protein MGSTGSGKSRLSIDIASHYLGEVINSDKMQVYKGLDIITNKMAESDRRGVPHHLIGEVEPDVDFTAEDFCMAATSAIERIVEQGRVPIIVGGSNSFVEALVQNPSVEFKSRYEPCFIWLNVAPPILDTYLSKRVDDMVRGGLVEEVKAVFSPNLDYKRGIYRSIGVPEMDAYLRADRMVGYIERETLLKEAIDDIKANTCKLASKQVGKIETLRNKLGWNMHQIDTTPVFEKCGEEADAAWEMLVKKPTFGIIDSFLT; encoded by the coding sequence ATGGGCTCGACTGGCTCCGGAAAATCTCGCTTATCCATCGACATTGCCTCCCATTACTTGGGCGAGGTCATCAACTCTGACAAAATGCAAGTCTACAAAGGACTGGATATCATCACCAACAAAATGGCCGAGTCCGACCGTCGAGGTGTGCCTCACCACCTGATCGGGGAGGTGGAGCCCGACGTGGACTTCACCGCCGAAGACTTCTGCATGGCGGCCACCTCCGCCATCGAGCGCATCGTGGAGCAGGGACGTGTGCCCATCATCGTGGGTGGGTCCAACTCCTTCGTGGAGGCTCTGGTCCAAAACCCATCGGTGGAGTTCAAGTCCAGATACGAACCATGCTTCATCTGGCTGAACGTGGCCCCACCAATTCTGGACACATACCTTTCGAAAAGGGTGGATGACATGGTGAGGGGTGGGCTAGTGGAAGAAGTGAAGGCGGTTTTCTCTCCAAATCTGGACTACAAGCGGGGGATTTATAGGTCGATTGGAGTGCCGGAGATGGACGCCTACTTGAGGGCTGACAGGATGGTAGGTTACATAGAAAGGGAGACGCTGCTGAAGGAGGCTATCGATGATATCAAGGCCAACACCTGCAAACTGGCTAGTAAGCAAGTGGGGAAAATTGAGACGTTGAGGAACAAGCTTGGGTGGAATATGCACCAGATTGATACCACCCCTGTGTTTGAGAAATGTGGAGAAGAGGCGGACGCTGCCTGGGAAATGCTGGTGAAGAAACCAACCTTCGGGATCATAGATTCTTTCCTTACTTGA